From a region of the Tachypleus tridentatus isolate NWPU-2018 chromosome 1, ASM421037v1, whole genome shotgun sequence genome:
- the LOC143252946 gene encoding uncharacterized protein LOC143252946 isoform X3, whose translation MTMSSNLIPILSSSPPPLNEGTFSENDDDEFGDFTAANETNYDVSSNSVVPNLTCVQDNHVYQPGKQEDGNENNRVSTEGNFNEDEQQFADFSIFSTLEQPKHLNGFTDQNIDVCITTSNQMQSEAHHKSDLVLEVNEHHKKKIFLHGDELEICMDKGGKSLAGVSEFESAINHDMNSSFEEEQISDVKFVTTTCFKTDIISSEKLVLNSDQITSSHFPESLVTLRSEHDMRPPLNSSSDKVSTTFHNYQKENNGDSEACKIEQSSSATSSSSVPPLNISDDEDEFFNSDGSTGSSPETQCCTKLVQESTHVPEQDKSDIQGSSSTSNNSKFINCSAYMWNTQNVIPNDSCFVGENLHKGIANEQEDVEKDDVPELDLPEVDDFDFGSFTMAATNENIIHDEVGSTTSSYIDHDETKSYPLVLNKNISSKAFEGTSDLPDVICALDTGVNEINTESLQKMEIANLNREGKHCKIDSVQSFGENGIECFENIVKIPNTVIINEFPTMKLSNDKYEYDEFQCGQQIMQEKSSVGERIVSENDDFGNFESAKQKLAEPEGFADFENASFSESVEITSEVLPDDSDGNFADFVSSAISGPILNDKNSVIEHDKNSDDFAAFESAQSLPCLPTNLLTGMVSSTTKLKEYFTVVFPGKVLEEHVHMKLDQGDHEALFLGDRLSRSHMLWGRLQDIEETPALLYQWGGSRSCQHMLCSLNIDTRNIEYSHQDDF comes from the exons ATGACCATGTCATCCAACCTTATACCAATTTTATCTTCAAGTCCACCTCCTCTAAATGAgggaacattttctgaaaatgATGATGATGAGTTTGGAGATTTCACAGCAGCTAATGAAACCAACTATGATGTGTCGTCTAATAGTGTCGTGCCAAACTTGACATGTGTTCAGGATAACCATGTATATCAACCAGGAAAACAGGAAGAtggaaatgaaaataatagaGTTTCAACAGAAGGGAATTTTAATGAAGATGAACAACAGTTTGcagatttttcaattttttctacACTTGAACAACCAAAACATTTGAATGGTTTTACTgaccaaaatattgatgtttgtatCACAACCAGTAATCAAATGCAGTCAGAAGCTCATCATAAATCTGATCTTGTATTAGAAGTTAACGAACatcacaagaaaaaaatatttttacatggtGATGAATTGGAAATATGTATGGATAAAGGAGGTAAGTCACTGGCAGGTGTTTCAGAATTTGAAAGTGCAATCAATCATGATATGAATAGTTCTTTTGAGGAAGAACAGATTTCGGATGTCAAATTTGTAACAACAACATGCTTTAAGACTGACATTATTTCTAGTGAAAAATTAGTGTTAAATAGTGATCAAATCACTTCTAGTCATTTTCCAGAATCTCTCGTAACACTGAGATCAGAACATGATATGAGACCACCTTTAAATTCTAGTAGTGACAAGGTATCAACTACCTTCCACAATTATCAGAAAGAAAATAATGGAGATTCAGAGGCATGCAAGATTGAACAAAGTTCCTCAGCCACATCTTCATCCAGTGTACCTCCACTAAACATATCTGATGACGAAGATGAGTTCTTTAACTCTGATGGATCAACAGGCAGTTCACCAGAAACACAGTGTTGTACAAAACTGGTACAAGAATCTACACACGTTCCAGAACAAGATAAATCTGATATCCAAGGCTCTTCATCTACTTCTAACAACTCTAAGTTTATAAACTGTTCTGCTTATATGTGGAACACACAAAATGTCATTCCTAATGACTCCTGTTTTGTTGGAGAAAACCTCCACAAAGGAATTGCCAATGAACAAGAAGATGTTGAAAAAGATGATGTACCAGAATTGGACCTTCCAGAAGTTGATGATTTTGATTTTGGAAGTTTCACAATGGCTGCTACCAATGAAAACATAATTCATGATGAAGTAGGCTCCACTACCAGCAGTTATATAGACCATGATGAAACAAAATCATATCCTTTAGTCTTGAACAAAAATATAAGCTCAAAAGCCTTTGAAGGAACATCAGATCTGCCTGATGTAATATGTGCTTTAGACACAGgggttaatgaaataaatactgaAAGCCTACAAAAGATGGAGATAGCAAACTTGAACAGAGAAGGGAAACATTGTAAAATTGATTCGGTGCAGTCATTTGGTGAGAATGGTATtgaatgttttgaaaacattgttaaaattcctaatactgtaattataaatgaatttcCAACAATGAAATTATCAAATGATAAATATGAATATGATGAATTTCAATGTGGACAACAAATTATGCAAGAAAAATCTTCTGTTGGAGAAAGAATTGTCTCAGAAAATGATGATTTTGGTAATTTTGAAAGTGCTAAACAAAAACTGGCAGAACCTGAGGGTTTTGCAGACTTTGAAAATGCTTCGTTCAGTGAAAGTGTGGAAATAACCAGTGAAGTACTGCCAGATGATTCAGATGGTAACTTTGCAGATTTTGTGAGCTCGGCCATTTCAGGTCctattttaaatgataaaaattcaGTGATAGAACATGATAAAAATAGTGATGATTTTGCTGCTTTTGAATCTGCACAGAGCCTACCTTGTTTACCAACAAATCTTTTAACTGGAATG GTGTCTTCTACCACAAAGTTAAAGGAGTACTTTACTGTAGTGTTTCCTGGGAAGGTATTGGAAGAGCATGTCCACATGAAATTAGATCAAGGAGACCACGAAGCTTTGTTTCTTGGAGATCGTTTATCAAGAAG CCACATGCTGTGGGGTCGATTACAGGACATTGAAGAGACACCAGCACTGTTATACCAATGGGGAGGATCTCGTTCATGTCAACACATGCTCTGTTCTCTTAATATTGACACTAGGAATATA